In one window of Candidatus Binatia bacterium DNA:
- a CDS encoding 2-oxoglutarate dehydrogenase E1 component encodes MTKLDFLSRANAEYIEEMYQRYQRDPNSVDSSWALFFAGFELARREPARRPAEIAVPPAQHIGVYNLVHSYREIGHLIANLDPLGNNLSSHPLLEPAEFGFSHGDLDRVVETPMLKGFPRGRLRDVIERLRAIYCRTLGVEYMHTDDKEQRTWLQERMEPSLNEPELSNEDRKYILQRLTQAESFEQFLQVKYLGQKRFSLEGAEALIPLLDEIVEESGRQGVEEIVMGMPHRGRLNVLAHILRKPYEMIFAEFEGTRLPAHVPGDGDVKYHLGYSKDIVTRSGHKMHLSLCSNPSHLEAIDPVVEGIVRGKQHYMGDTDGSRVQPVVLHGDAAFCGQGIVAETLALSELRDYRTGGTIHIIINNQIGFTTPPEYFRPTRYPTDLAKFLHAPIFHVNADDPEAAIQAARLAAAFRARFKKDVFIDLVCYRRHGHNETDDPTFTQPTLYRQIEAHPTVRKLYAQRLLAAGVVQEKELEGYAASLRELFEDALNYARDFMPRQQVFVFGGVWKGMRWAGDDWSAHTAVPRERLEEIVRKAALAPEGFAVHPKVRRLYEQRIEMLHGEGQVDWATAEMLAFGSLLLEGTHVRLAGQDSGRGTFSQRHAVWYDVQNGSRYVPLDHLAERQGRFTVIDTMLSELAVLGFEYGFSSADPRNLVLWEAQFGDFANNAQVMIDQFIVAAESKWQKMSGLVLLLPHGYEGQGPEHSSARLERFLQLCAEKNIQVCNLTTPAQYFHALRRQIHRNFRKPLVLMTPKSLLRHKLCVSPVKDFTEGTFQPVLGDVDPIDPAKVRRVILCCGKIFYDLLVARRERDIDDIAFVRIEQLYPFPEKELRTFLDLYPERAELMWAQEEPQNMGAWNEMFRHLLRMVGKDRPILYAGRKPAASPATGVYKVHQSEEQELINAALRRTYAR; translated from the coding sequence GTGACAAAGCTCGACTTCCTTTCCCGCGCCAATGCCGAATACATCGAGGAGATGTACCAGCGCTACCAACGTGACCCGAATTCGGTGGACTCGTCATGGGCGCTGTTTTTCGCCGGCTTCGAACTGGCTCGCCGCGAGCCGGCCAGACGGCCGGCCGAGATCGCGGTTCCGCCCGCGCAGCACATCGGCGTGTACAACCTCGTGCACTCCTACCGCGAAATTGGCCACTTAATTGCCAACCTCGACCCTTTGGGGAACAACCTGTCCTCTCATCCTTTGCTAGAACCAGCGGAGTTCGGTTTTTCTCACGGCGATCTCGACCGAGTGGTGGAAACGCCCATGCTGAAGGGCTTTCCCCGCGGGCGCCTGCGGGACGTGATCGAGCGACTGCGCGCCATTTACTGCCGCACCTTGGGTGTGGAGTACATGCACACCGACGACAAGGAACAGCGCACTTGGCTGCAAGAGCGCATGGAACCCTCGCTGAACGAACCTGAGCTGTCCAACGAGGATCGCAAATACATTCTCCAGCGCCTGACCCAAGCGGAAAGTTTCGAGCAGTTTTTGCAAGTGAAGTACCTGGGCCAAAAGCGCTTTTCCTTAGAAGGTGCCGAAGCCCTGATCCCGCTGCTGGACGAGATTGTGGAGGAATCCGGGCGGCAGGGCGTAGAGGAAATTGTCATGGGCATGCCGCATCGCGGCCGGCTCAATGTACTCGCCCACATTTTGCGCAAGCCTTACGAGATGATCTTTGCCGAATTCGAGGGTACGCGCCTGCCGGCGCACGTGCCGGGCGATGGCGACGTGAAGTATCACCTGGGCTACTCGAAGGACATCGTTACCCGCAGCGGCCACAAGATGCATCTTTCCTTGTGCTCGAACCCGAGCCACTTGGAAGCCATCGATCCGGTGGTCGAAGGCATCGTGCGCGGGAAACAGCACTACATGGGCGACACCGATGGCTCGCGCGTGCAGCCGGTCGTGCTGCACGGGGATGCCGCGTTTTGCGGCCAGGGAATCGTGGCAGAAACCCTCGCCCTTTCCGAGCTCCGCGACTACCGCACGGGCGGAACCATTCACATCATCATCAACAACCAAATTGGCTTCACGACGCCGCCCGAGTACTTCCGGCCCACCCGCTACCCCACCGACCTCGCCAAGTTCCTCCACGCACCGATTTTCCATGTGAACGCCGACGATCCTGAAGCAGCGATTCAAGCCGCCCGGTTAGCCGCAGCGTTCCGGGCACGGTTTAAGAAAGACGTGTTTATTGACCTGGTGTGTTATCGTCGACACGGTCACAACGAAACCGACGACCCCACCTTCACGCAACCCACTCTCTACCGCCAGATCGAGGCACACCCTACGGTGCGGAAATTGTACGCGCAGCGCTTGCTGGCCGCCGGAGTGGTCCAAGAGAAGGAATTGGAAGGATACGCTGCCTCGCTACGCGAGTTGTTCGAAGACGCCTTGAATTACGCGCGGGACTTCATGCCCCGGCAGCAAGTGTTTGTGTTCGGCGGCGTTTGGAAAGGCATGCGTTGGGCCGGTGATGACTGGAGCGCGCACACCGCGGTGCCGCGCGAGCGGCTCGAAGAAATTGTCCGCAAAGCGGCCCTCGCCCCGGAGGGATTTGCGGTGCATCCCAAAGTGCGCCGCCTATACGAACAACGCATCGAGATGTTGCACGGCGAAGGGCAAGTGGACTGGGCAACGGCAGAGATGCTCGCCTTCGGCTCCCTGCTGTTGGAAGGGACCCATGTGCGGCTCGCCGGGCAAGACAGCGGGCGCGGCACATTCAGTCAGCGCCACGCCGTTTGGTACGACGTGCAAAACGGCTCCCGCTACGTCCCCCTCGATCACCTGGCGGAGCGGCAAGGGCGCTTCACGGTGATCGATACGATGCTATCGGAACTCGCCGTTCTTGGGTTCGAGTACGGCTTCAGCTCTGCTGACCCGCGCAACTTGGTCCTGTGGGAAGCACAGTTTGGCGATTTCGCCAACAACGCCCAGGTGATGATCGATCAATTCATCGTGGCGGCCGAATCCAAGTGGCAAAAGATGAGCGGGCTCGTGCTCCTGCTACCGCACGGCTACGAAGGCCAAGGACCCGAACACTCCAGCGCACGGCTCGAACGTTTCCTGCAACTCTGCGCTGAGAAAAACATTCAAGTATGCAACCTCACAACGCCGGCACAGTACTTCCACGCACTGCGCCGACAAATTCATCGCAATTTCCGCAAGCCGCTCGTGCTCATGACACCGAAGAGCTTGCTCCGCCACAAACTGTGCGTCTCCCCGGTAAAGGATTTCACCGAGGGTACCTTCCAACCGGTTCTCGGCGACGTCGACCCGATCGACCCCGCCAAGGTGCGCCGAGTGATTTTGTGTTGTGGCAAAATTTTTTACGACCTGCTCGTCGCGCGCCGCGAGCGCGATATCGATGACATCGCCTTTGTTCGGATCGAACAACTCTACCCCTTTCCGGAAAAGGAGCTGCGCACGTTTCTGGACCTCTACCCCGAGCGCGCTGAGCTCATGTGGGCACAGGAAGAGCCGCAAAATATGGGTGCGTGGAACGAAATGTTTCGACATCTTTTGCGCATGGTCGGGAAAGATCGACCGATCCTCTACGCGGGTAGGAAGCCAGCGGCGAGCCCCGCAACCGGCGTCTACAAGGTGCACCAAAGCGAGGAGCAGGAGCTGATCAACGCTGCGTTGCGGAGGACCTATGCCCGTTGA
- a CDS encoding DUF4345 family protein, with protein MNGRLVAGVVGLVVFAFGLAGLLYPERVMHYAGFAVASTASLAQATAETRAIYGGLFVVLAMWIMYAAFMQSRQLLLFAATLFLGAAAGRLGGAYVAGSPGLWGWIGVIIETALGVALLAAALSVGRTEEWAVGSTVAPAGPGGDASSAPASSAPPTSGATTP; from the coding sequence GTGAACGGACGCTTGGTTGCGGGTGTAGTCGGATTGGTTGTTTTCGCCTTCGGTCTCGCAGGATTGCTATACCCGGAGCGGGTCATGCACTACGCGGGCTTTGCGGTGGCCTCCACTGCCAGTCTTGCGCAGGCCACGGCCGAGACGCGGGCCATTTACGGGGGGCTGTTTGTCGTGTTGGCGATGTGGATCATGTACGCCGCCTTCATGCAATCACGCCAGCTCCTACTGTTTGCCGCCACGCTTTTTCTCGGCGCTGCGGCCGGTCGACTCGGGGGTGCGTATGTGGCGGGAAGCCCCGGGCTCTGGGGCTGGATTGGAGTGATTATCGAGACCGCTTTGGGTGTTGCCCTGCTAGCAGCGGCTTTGTCGGTGGGTCGCACGGAAGAATGGGCCGTGGGCTCGACGGTCGCCCCCGCCGGACCAGGGGGCGACGCCTCCTCAGCCCCGGCATCATCAGCTCCGCCTACCTCAGGTGCGACCACCCCGTGA
- the lpdA gene encoding dihydrolipoyl dehydrogenase, giving the protein MAQSNRSKATQGFDLVVIGAGPGGYIAAIRAAQLGMRVACVEKETPLGGTCLNIGCIPSKALLDSSEIYYQTKHQFAAHGVLVRDVELDLPALMARKERVVKVLTQGIAGLFKKHGIERVHGVARIAAPGRVVVNSNGSERELTASRILIATGSVPAALPGLPFDGERIVSSTEALAFTQVPRKLLVVGAGAVGLELGSVWSRLGAEVLVVEFLDRILPGMDRKLAELLHKSLQRQGLRIQLQTTARSAEPVENGVRVTLDQRGQTSVVEVDRVLVAVGRRPYTDGLGLEALGVERDRRGFITVDENYQTSVPGIYAIGDVIPGPMLAHKAEEEGVAAVERMNGIAGHVNYDAVPNVVYTAPELAGVGLTEEAAQERGLDVRVGTFPFLANGRARCLGETDGQVKVIADAKTDRILGVHILGPRASDLIAEAALAIEFGASAEDLARTCHAHPTLPEALREAALAVDGRPLNI; this is encoded by the coding sequence ATGGCGCAGAGCAACCGCAGCAAAGCGACGCAAGGGTTTGATCTTGTCGTCATCGGCGCAGGACCTGGTGGCTACATTGCCGCCATTCGAGCCGCCCAATTGGGGATGCGCGTGGCCTGCGTGGAAAAGGAAACGCCGCTCGGGGGCACCTGTTTGAACATTGGCTGCATCCCCAGTAAAGCGCTGCTCGACTCAAGCGAGATCTACTACCAGACGAAGCATCAGTTCGCAGCGCACGGTGTTCTCGTGCGTGATGTGGAACTCGACCTCCCTGCCCTGATGGCGCGCAAGGAGCGCGTAGTCAAGGTGCTCACTCAAGGGATTGCGGGCTTGTTCAAGAAGCACGGGATCGAACGAGTTCATGGCGTCGCCCGCATCGCGGCCCCTGGGAGAGTGGTCGTAAACAGCAACGGCAGTGAGCGGGAACTGACTGCATCGCGGATCCTCATCGCCACCGGCAGTGTGCCAGCCGCGTTGCCTGGTCTCCCATTCGACGGGGAACGGATTGTATCGTCCACCGAAGCCCTGGCCTTTACCCAAGTGCCGCGCAAACTCCTTGTCGTCGGTGCCGGCGCGGTGGGCCTCGAGCTCGGCTCGGTGTGGTCGCGTCTCGGAGCCGAAGTGTTGGTTGTGGAATTCCTCGATCGCATCCTTCCCGGGATGGACCGAAAGCTGGCCGAGCTATTGCACAAGAGCTTGCAACGGCAAGGATTGCGGATCCAGTTGCAAACCACCGCGCGCTCGGCCGAGCCAGTGGAAAACGGGGTGCGCGTCACGTTGGATCAGCGCGGGCAAACCAGCGTGGTCGAGGTGGACCGCGTGCTCGTGGCTGTGGGCCGGCGACCGTACACTGACGGCTTGGGGCTAGAAGCGCTCGGCGTTGAGCGCGATCGGCGTGGGTTTATCACGGTCGACGAGAACTACCAAACGAGCGTGCCCGGAATTTACGCCATTGGCGATGTCATTCCGGGGCCCATGTTGGCCCACAAGGCCGAGGAAGAGGGCGTCGCCGCGGTGGAACGGATGAATGGAATCGCCGGCCACGTGAATTACGACGCGGTGCCGAATGTGGTGTACACGGCGCCCGAGCTAGCCGGCGTGGGGCTCACGGAGGAGGCGGCGCAAGAACGAGGGCTCGACGTGCGCGTAGGCACCTTTCCCTTTCTTGCCAACGGGCGCGCGCGCTGTTTGGGCGAGACCGATGGTCAGGTCAAAGTGATTGCCGATGCGAAAACGGATCGCATTCTCGGCGTCCACATCCTCGGCCCCCGCGCTTCCGACCTAATTGCCGAGGCTGCGTTAGCCATAGAGTTTGGCGCCAGCGCCGAAGATCTCGCACGCACGTGCCACGCGCACCCAACCTTGCCGGAGGCCCTGCGAGAAGCGGCGCTGGCCGTTGATGGCCGTCCGTTGAACATCTGA
- the odhB gene encoding 2-oxoglutarate dehydrogenase complex dihydrolipoyllysine-residue succinyltransferase, translating into MPVEVRIPSLGESITEGVIVRWIKKEGERVQVDEPILELETDKASVEIPANAAGVLHIVQPEGSTVQVGAVVATIDTQAGEGLATSPPTELAAPPRDVARAPASAEATQGPPSEGRSAAHLLSPAVRRLIEEHGLDASQIPGTGKGGRLTKADVLAYLDQRRETAPGPKVAAAAPAAPGSPPPSPALSGEPSRAEAPPQPPPPSPTIPRPAAAEEERVPMTHLRKRIAERLVQAQHTAAILTTFNEIDMSAVMALRSQYRERFQKRYGVSLGFMSFFAKACVAALQEIPVVNAFIDGDDIVYHKHVHLGIAVATERGLVVPVIHYADQRSFAEIEAEIERLATRAREGKLSIQEISGGTFTITNGGVFGSLLSTPILNPPQSGILGMHKIEKRPVVVDDQIVIRPMMYVALSYDHRLVDGEQAVTFLVRVKERIEDPARLLLGV; encoded by the coding sequence ATGCCCGTTGAGGTACGGATTCCGTCGTTAGGCGAGTCGATCACCGAAGGCGTGATCGTACGGTGGATCAAGAAGGAAGGGGAGCGCGTTCAGGTTGACGAGCCCATTTTGGAGCTCGAAACCGACAAGGCGAGCGTAGAGATTCCGGCAAACGCCGCCGGCGTGCTGCACATTGTTCAGCCGGAAGGATCCACGGTGCAGGTGGGTGCAGTGGTCGCAACCATCGACACCCAGGCGGGAGAAGGCCTTGCCACGTCACCGCCAACCGAGCTTGCGGCTCCGCCGAGGGACGTAGCGCGAGCGCCAGCCTCGGCAGAAGCAACCCAAGGCCCCCCAAGCGAGGGAAGAAGTGCGGCACACTTGCTCAGTCCAGCCGTGCGCCGGCTCATCGAAGAGCATGGGCTCGATGCCAGCCAAATTCCCGGCACTGGCAAAGGAGGCCGTCTGACAAAAGCCGACGTACTCGCCTACCTCGACCAACGACGTGAGACTGCGCCTGGGCCCAAAGTGGCGGCCGCCGCGCCAGCGGCGCCGGGCTCACCCCCTCCAAGCCCGGCGCTCTCCGGAGAGCCCTCGCGGGCGGAAGCCCCACCTCAGCCCCCACCACCATCTCCAACCATCCCGCGCCCGGCAGCCGCAGAGGAGGAGCGCGTACCCATGACCCACCTGCGCAAGCGCATTGCCGAACGATTGGTGCAAGCGCAGCACACCGCCGCCATCCTCACCACCTTCAATGAAATCGATATGAGTGCGGTCATGGCCTTGCGTTCCCAATACCGCGAGCGATTTCAAAAACGCTACGGAGTTAGCCTCGGCTTCATGTCGTTTTTCGCCAAAGCCTGCGTGGCCGCGCTGCAAGAAATTCCCGTGGTCAACGCGTTTATCGACGGCGACGACATCGTCTACCACAAGCACGTGCACCTCGGCATTGCCGTGGCCACGGAACGTGGCCTGGTCGTGCCCGTGATCCACTATGCCGACCAGCGATCGTTTGCCGAGATCGAAGCCGAAATCGAGCGGCTAGCCACACGAGCGCGCGAAGGGAAACTGAGCATCCAAGAAATCAGCGGCGGCACCTTCACCATCACCAACGGCGGCGTGTTCGGCTCGTTGTTATCTACGCCAATTCTCAACCCACCACAAAGCGGGATCCTCGGGATGCACAAAATCGAAAAACGCCCCGTGGTAGTGGACGACCAAATTGTCATTCGCCCGATGATGTATGTAGCGTTGTCCTACGACCATCGGCTCGTCGATGGAGAGCAAGCGGTGACGTTTCTCGTCCGCGTGAAGGAACGCATCGAGGATCCGGCGCGCTTGTTGCTGGGCGTGTAA
- the pfp gene encoding diphosphate--fructose-6-phosphate 1-phosphotransferase has protein sequence MEKKMGILVGGGPAPGINSVIGAATIRAVLEGVPVLGIRDGFEHIMQGRTDQVEPLTIDKVSRMHFRGGSMIGISRANPTKSTEQLEHCVHALDALGIDRLITIGGDDTAYSAMRLAQQAAGRLRIVHVPKTIDNDLDLPPHVDTFGFQTARHVGVELVKNLMVDAYTTSRWYIVVTMGRKAGHLALGIGKAAGATLTLILEEFLGRPIRLQHIADILAGAIIKRLADGRRDGVAVIAEGVVLDMDPRDVAGLEHVERDEHGHVRLSEIDLGDTVKRAVAQRLAQLGIKITLTAKNIGYELRCADPIPYDLEYTRDLGYCAAKYLLEGGDQVMVSLQAGQFVPIPFGHLLDPQTGRTRVRLVDVYSTRYAIARRYMIRLRRDDFERDEEIARFARVAHLTPEEFRRQFEYLVELEPPPLVLPRPTWGGGAISAAAR, from the coding sequence ATGGAAAAGAAGATGGGAATCTTGGTTGGTGGTGGTCCTGCCCCGGGAATTAACAGTGTCATTGGCGCTGCCACCATCCGTGCTGTTCTCGAGGGCGTGCCTGTGCTCGGCATCCGCGACGGCTTCGAACACATCATGCAGGGGCGCACGGATCAGGTGGAGCCCCTAACAATCGACAAAGTCAGCCGCATGCACTTCCGCGGCGGCTCGATGATCGGAATCTCACGCGCGAACCCGACGAAGAGCACCGAGCAGCTCGAGCATTGCGTACACGCGCTCGACGCCCTGGGCATCGACCGGCTCATTACCATCGGCGGCGACGACACTGCCTATTCCGCAATGCGCCTCGCGCAGCAAGCGGCCGGTCGATTGCGCATCGTGCACGTTCCGAAAACCATCGACAACGACTTGGACTTACCACCGCACGTCGACACCTTTGGCTTCCAAACCGCGCGCCACGTCGGCGTCGAGTTGGTAAAAAACCTCATGGTCGACGCCTACACCACCTCTCGCTGGTACATCGTGGTCACAATGGGGCGAAAAGCCGGCCATTTAGCACTTGGCATTGGGAAGGCGGCCGGGGCAACGCTGACGCTGATCTTAGAAGAGTTCCTGGGCCGACCCATTCGCCTGCAACACATCGCGGACATTTTGGCGGGCGCCATAATCAAACGTCTGGCCGACGGCCGGCGGGATGGTGTGGCCGTCATTGCTGAAGGGGTGGTGCTGGATATGGATCCAAGGGACGTAGCAGGTCTCGAACACGTGGAGCGCGATGAGCACGGCCATGTGCGCCTTTCGGAAATCGACCTTGGAGACACCGTCAAGCGCGCGGTTGCTCAGCGCCTCGCCCAGCTTGGCATCAAAATTACGCTGACCGCCAAAAACATTGGCTACGAACTGCGATGCGCAGACCCCATTCCTTACGATTTGGAGTACACGCGGGATCTTGGTTACTGCGCCGCTAAGTACTTGCTCGAGGGCGGGGACCAAGTGATGGTGTCGCTGCAGGCAGGGCAGTTCGTGCCAATTCCGTTTGGACACTTGCTCGATCCGCAAACCGGTCGCACTCGTGTTCGCCTCGTCGACGTGTACTCGACTCGCTACGCGATTGCTCGACGCTACATGATCCGCCTGCGGCGTGACGACTTTGAGCGCGACGAGGAAATTGCGCGCTTCGCACGTGTGGCGCACCTCACGCCCGAGGAGTTCCGCCGGCAGTTCGAGTATCTGGTGGAACTCGAACCCCCACCTTTGGTGCTACCTCGGCCGACCTGGGGCGGCGGAGCAATCTCGGCGGCAGCCCGCTAG
- a CDS encoding FUN14 domain-containing protein: protein MGEPAANFDVYRLLAELPAGQLGFGGLAGLVAGYAAKKVAKLIALLLGVLFFTLQILAYQGWITIHWQEVQRTADEVWREAQHQGWLEQAWGIVTGNLPFGSAFAAGFVLGFRLG, encoded by the coding sequence ATGGGTGAGCCGGCTGCAAACTTCGATGTGTATCGGTTGCTTGCCGAACTGCCTGCAGGTCAACTCGGATTCGGTGGCTTGGCCGGTTTGGTTGCCGGTTATGCAGCTAAGAAAGTTGCCAAGCTGATCGCGCTGCTTTTGGGCGTGCTATTTTTCACTTTGCAGATTCTCGCCTATCAGGGTTGGATCACCATCCATTGGCAAGAGGTGCAACGCACCGCCGATGAAGTGTGGCGCGAGGCGCAACACCAAGGCTGGCTAGAGCAAGCTTGGGGGATCGTGACTGGGAATCTGCCGTTCGGCAGTGCCTTTGCAGCCGGATTTGTCCTGGGTTTCAGACTTGGCTGA
- a CDS encoding fatty acid desaturase family protein, which produces MAAGEGETAETIGVGALAGIAESPVAVRLPAAVLRPLQQVRPFRACAALASTWGLIAASVGAALVIPHPVTWILACLIVGRCQHALAVLMHDAAHHRLFQHRWWNDFIGHWLCARPIASHLLAYRTVHLRHHKYLLTERDPDLSLSLPFPCGRASWWRKLLRDATGISALTMRGYLVVDRTTGKLRLGPGNLLRRWSWSTGTQRALVAASVGLLFWLGYGLAFVVLWWLPLMTVYQVILRVRGVLEHAAVPDRGDPLRNARTIVTRNPIAKFFLNPHHVAYHLEHHLYPGVPHYNLPALHCALRESGKFDRALVESGYRPALQAVIGG; this is translated from the coding sequence ATGGCCGCAGGCGAGGGAGAAACTGCGGAAACGATCGGCGTAGGAGCTCTGGCTGGCATAGCGGAGTCCCCCGTTGCCGTGCGTCTGCCGGCGGCAGTGTTGCGGCCGTTGCAGCAGGTGCGTCCGTTCCGTGCCTGCGCGGCACTCGCCTCGACGTGGGGACTCATCGCCGCGAGCGTGGGAGCCGCGTTGGTGATCCCGCATCCAGTGACCTGGATCTTGGCATGCTTGATTGTCGGCCGCTGCCAACATGCGCTTGCGGTGCTGATGCACGATGCAGCGCATCACCGCTTGTTCCAGCATCGCTGGTGGAACGACTTTATCGGGCATTGGCTTTGTGCCCGCCCCATCGCCAGCCATCTGTTGGCGTACCGAACGGTTCACTTGCGGCATCACAAATACTTGCTCACGGAGCGCGATCCTGACTTATCCCTGTCGCTTCCGTTTCCCTGCGGCCGCGCGAGTTGGTGGCGGAAGCTCCTCCGCGACGCCACAGGGATTTCTGCTCTGACCATGCGCGGCTATCTGGTGGTGGACCGCACCACGGGCAAGCTGCGCCTTGGCCCCGGAAACTTGTTGCGTCGCTGGAGTTGGTCGACGGGGACCCAACGTGCGCTCGTTGCTGCGAGTGTGGGGTTGCTGTTTTGGCTGGGATACGGGCTCGCGTTTGTCGTGTTGTGGTGGCTTCCGCTGATGACCGTGTACCAAGTCATTTTGCGGGTGCGCGGCGTGTTGGAGCACGCGGCGGTGCCCGACCGCGGCGACCCGTTGCGCAACGCCCGCACGATTGTCACTCGGAATCCGATTGCGAAGTTCTTTTTGAACCCCCATCACGTTGCCTACCATTTGGAGCATCATCTCTACCCGGGGGTGCCTCATTATAATTTGCCGGCGTTGCACTGCGCTTTACGGGAATCCGGGAAGTTCGACCGAGCTTTAGTGGAAAGCGGCTACCGCCCCGCGCTCCAGGCGGTGATCGGTGGCTGA
- a CDS encoding NAD-dependent deacylase — MHNDEIQRAAQAIHKAKYVVALTGAGLSVESGIPPFRGPGGLWTKYGEPPMNGFQRFLADPKRAWEERLNPSGPMRELWETLARAEPNSGHYGLVELERMGILRCTITQNVDNLHRRAGSERLAEIHGNATLVRCLSCLHRMPFEAVDLTELPPLCRECGGLLKSDTVSFGEPIPSDVLGRCQAETARADCMLVVGTSATVYPAAGLPLDVHQRGGVLVEINPYETDLTPFCSVVIRTPAGEALPALVEAVRALRARG, encoded by the coding sequence ATGCACAACGACGAAATCCAACGCGCGGCTCAAGCGATTCACAAAGCAAAGTACGTCGTGGCCCTCACCGGAGCGGGGCTCTCTGTGGAAAGCGGCATCCCGCCGTTTCGGGGGCCAGGCGGGTTGTGGACCAAATATGGCGAGCCACCCATGAACGGCTTTCAGCGGTTTTTGGCGGATCCGAAAAGAGCCTGGGAGGAGCGCCTGAACCCGAGCGGGCCCATGCGCGAGCTCTGGGAAACGTTGGCGCGCGCCGAGCCCAATTCCGGGCATTACGGTTTGGTCGAGCTCGAGCGCATGGGAATCCTGCGCTGCACGATCACGCAAAATGTGGACAATTTGCATCGCCGCGCCGGCAGTGAACGTCTGGCCGAAATTCACGGCAATGCCACGTTAGTGCGCTGCTTGTCGTGCTTGCATCGCATGCCCTTCGAGGCAGTGGATTTGACTGAGCTCCCGCCGCTGTGTCGGGAGTGCGGTGGGCTGTTGAAAAGCGACACGGTGTCGTTTGGGGAACCGATTCCGAGCGATGTGCTAGGCCGCTGCCAAGCGGAGACCGCTCGGGCAGACTGTATGCTCGTCGTCGGCACCTCAGCCACCGTGTACCCGGCCGCGGGCCTTCCCTTGGACGTTCACCAACGCGGCGGTGTGCTGGTGGAGATCAATCCGTACGAAACTGACCTCACGCCGTTTTGCAGCGTGGTTATCCGCACTCCGGCTGGAGAGGCGCTCCCCGCGTTAGTCGAGGCAGTGCGCGCGTTGCGCGCGCGGGGCTGA
- a CDS encoding PTS sugar transporter subunit IIA, with amino-acid sequence MRLAEVLDERAVVVGQSWPDFESTVRALLERLVATAELPADAVEETLASICQRERQSSTAMVDIGVSIPHVRTPAVQRITCALAVAPRAVYEVAFGLPISIVALVLSAHSLATEHLQFLSSLSLLLQSERCRAELKRSSSPAEVLAVVRSHDGHGGKLL; translated from the coding sequence ATGCGGTTGGCCGAGGTTTTAGACGAGCGCGCGGTGGTTGTCGGGCAATCGTGGCCGGACTTCGAGAGTACTGTCCGAGCTCTGCTGGAGCGGCTCGTTGCCACTGCGGAACTGCCGGCCGATGCGGTGGAAGAAACCCTCGCATCGATCTGTCAGCGTGAGCGCCAAAGCAGTACGGCGATGGTGGACATTGGCGTAAGCATTCCCCACGTCCGTACCCCTGCCGTGCAACGCATTACTTGCGCATTGGCGGTCGCTCCGCGAGCTGTGTACGAAGTAGCCTTTGGCCTACCGATCTCCATCGTGGCGCTCGTGCTCTCGGCGCACAGCTTGGCAACCGAACACCTGCAGTTTTTGTCGTCCTTGTCGCTGCTCCTGCAGTCGGAGCGCTGTCGGGCAGAACTGAAACGGTCGTCGTCGCCAGCCGAGGTTTTGGCCGTCGTGCGCAGCCACGATGGCCATGGAGGCAAGCTGCTTTGA